The window aaaccacagaaatgaCCCCAACAAAGTGGTGAGTGATGCTGGGATGTGTGTGATGGCTCTGGAAATCCAACCACCCCCGGCTGATGCAGCATCCCAGGCCAGCAGCATGGATGTTTATGGAAGCACAGCTGGTTTAAATCCCTTTGGGAGGTGGGGAATCTGTCTCTGCTTTGCTTGAGGCTCCCTGGAATGAGCTGCCTCCATCCTTCTGTTCCTGCAAACCAAGTGGTGCTGGATTTCCTCTCCCTGTTCCCTTTGGGTTGACCAAGGTGGGGAGCTTGGGATcttcagcacaggaaggatCTGGAGCTGTTGGAGTGACTCCAGAGGAGATCACCACGTTGATCAGAGGCATGGAGCAATTCTGccatgaggaaaggctgagaacattgggattgttcagcctggaaaaaataaGCTTCAGGGagacctaattgtggccttccaggaCCTTCAGGAAAGGTGGAGAGAGGGTATTggcaagggcctggagtgacaggggCAAGGGGGAATGGATCCAAAATGCCAGAGacttggtttgggttggatatcagggagcagtccttccctgtgagggtggggaggccctggcacaggttcccagagaagctgtggctgcccctgggtccctggaagtgttgaaggccaggttggatggagcttgaAAGGGGGATACCCTTCACCTCTCTGGTGCAGGTGCCACCATTCTGTGTCTGTGCCCCCACAGGTGTGCCCAGTGTGCTCTGCCATGCCCTGGGGGGATCCCAGCTACAAGAGTGCCAActtcctgcagcacctgctCCACAGGCACAAGTTCTCCTACGACACCTTTGTGGTGAGCATGATCCTGAGCCAAAAAAGGGGCACTCTCCCTCCCTGAGTTCTATGCCAGGTGGTGAAACCAGCCCTTCCCATCCTgttgggatggggacacagggcacaCGTGTCCCACCCATGACACCCCCACACCCACCAGGTTGTCCTCACGCaccaggaggagagggaattgTTCCTGCGCTCcacaaatttgtttttttccatgaaaccCTTCCCCTGAGGAATTCTAACACAAAACCCCTTTTCTTGGAGGTTTTGGGAGGAGGGGGTGGGACCGGCCCAGTCCCAGGGTTTGGTGGGGGGTCTGGTTGTTGCACATGGAGGTTCCTTGACCCCTCCTGTGTGGGGGGCAATTGTGAGACTCAGCCTTTGCCTCAGGGGAGGCTCTGTtcccattttgcttttattgGATTGATGTCAGGGAAAAGAATCTCCCGGCATTTACAGAGGAATATCCCAACTTCAGGAGCTGTGTTGGATAAACCCACCCTGGAGCTCTGCAAAAATCCATGACCTTGCTAAAAAGCTTCACCTTTTGGCCTCAGCCTGTGTGGATGTGTTCCATCTCTCCTGCCAGGTGGGAGATTCCAcgcaggacagggatgtgggcACAAAGGACACCCCAGAGAGCACGGGTGCCATTCCTGGGATCTGTGTGCCAGAGGAATGGGAGCTCCATGGCACaaccaggagcaggcagggctccATGGGGACAGcgtgccctggctgtgccagctctcCTGAGCTCCCCTGTTTGATTTTCAGGATTACAACATCGACGAGGAGGCAGCGTtgcaggcagccctggctctgtcccTCTCGGAGAACTGAGGCTGATCCCTCTCCCTGCGCTGGCTCCTTCTACACACTCTGGGAtccctcccactgctgctctgttcCCGCTGCAATTCCCACCTTGTTTAAGAAGGTGGAGCCTCTTCAGTTGTCATAATGAGTGAGCAGAGACCTCTGGAGAGAGGAGCTGGTGCCACAGGGCTAGGATCAATCCTTGGATAGGAATTGAATATCTGTGTTGAGAGCATATCCCTGTGTCCAGATCTCTGTGTTACTAGCTGCTTTTTGGCACACTCGTCCCTGCTCTCTGTTGCAACAGCATAGGTACCTGAAACTGATAGATTGGATGCCAAACACCCTAATTTGGGACTGGAATCAGCCACATCCTTTTAAAAAGGAGGAAGACAGAACagagcatctttttttttaaactctccaaggatttttttctagaGATGTCAGACTGTCCTGACCCCCATGCtggaggctggagctgcctccTTCACCTGAATCCCGGGATGAGACTGAACAGTGGTTCAGAGGAGCCCTCGAGGATGGCATCCAGCATCCAGGGAAACCCTCTCCTTCCTTGTTTTGTACCGGCTCTTGGGATACCAAATCTTTGCCTTTTTCTACACGAAGCAGCACGAAGCCTTTTCCACGTTTTCTAGAGCGGGGTCAGAAGCTGTTCCCCTTCACACTGCAATATCTGCCACCCGGGACAAGAGTATTTTTATGGAACATTATtaagaaagttttattttttacacaAATAACCCAAGCAAATGAACACGTGGATTGGGAATGGATcaggaggcaggagctggatcCCGGAGCGGCGGGTGTCGGACTCTGAGGTGGGGGGGAAATGCAGGGATCTTTCTGGGACATCCCTGGATATTTCTGCGCTTTTCTTGGATATTTCTGGacctttcccttccctcaccAGATTTCCTCTGCCTGTgagggagcaggcaggatgGTTGTGCCATGCTGGCACTcggcaggagcagctggattGGATCTGTCCATGGAATGTCTGTCCATGCAGGATCCCGGCCCCAGCACCGAGCTCCTTATCCCCCAGAAATAAGGGATTGCATCTCCCTGTTGTaatccctccctgggaatggggcACTGTTGATCCAATGTGCTCCACAGAATCGTAGTGatcctcctgccccttcccctcAGCCCTTCTTCCTCCCTGCTTCTGGAGTTGGCTCtggagggctgggagaggctgggaggGAGATGGCACTGGCCATGGGATGAGCCTGAGGCTCCCAGTGGTGGAGTTGAGGTGATTCCTGAGAGCCTTTCTGCAGGATGTGCAGGGAATAGAGGTGTGAGAGGCCTCCTCTGCATCTCCCTGCTCGGAGAATTCACGAGCTTTATCCAAAacctggctccagctctgctctagCAATACTGgcttggattttattttgattttcatagTACTGGATGATTTTGGGATCTGCAGCCCTGTGAGGAGCCTGCAGAGAACACTCAGCTCCCCAGGCAAGgcagggaaagggctggagctgccctgctccccttccAGGAGCCAggccagcagggagggatgagACCTTCTCTTACCTGCCCTGCATTGCTGGCACCTGGAAGGTGTTCCTCGTGGGATGGAGAGCCCTGGCATCTTCCAGGAGGGTCACAGGAGCTTTTCCCTGTCCTGTGCTCAGCTGGGaccctgggctgctggagcagcctctgTGAGAGCTCCCTGCTTCGGGGCCAGCACTGCTAACCTTGggctccttccttctctcctgcttttccttctcctttttgcCCCATAGAGACAGAGGAGGGGCAACAAGAGCTGCTTTTGTAAAGCACTTTAAGGCCCCGGCTGTGAGGGGCCGTGCCAGGGATCCCTTCGTGCCAGGGATCCGTGGATCCCACCGGCCATGCTCGCCACTGCATCACCGACCACTTTTTTGCATAATTAGAACTTTTAACTAGCCGTCCTGTTTTTTGAAGAAGAATTAACTCGATGACGTATTTGTAGCAAACCATTTTTCTCAATAAAGGCAGTTTCATCCACGCGTGGCCTCCGCCGGGGGAAGCACTGAAGGGATGGTGGGAGCACTGGGATCCATGAGCACTGGGGTGTGGAGGTTACAGCGAGTTTGGGAGCACTGGAGGTGTCCTGGGGATACTGGGGCCATGCTGGGGGGACTGGGGCTACCagggcagggggctgcaggggatgGAGCGGTGCGGGGAGCATTGGGAACCGGGCCGGTACCGGGAACACGGGGAAAGGACTCGGAGCAGCGCCGGAACCACCGACAGAGTCTGCGCATGTGCGGTTCTTGCCAATTTCAAAAATGGCGCCCCGCAGGCCCTGCCCAGCGCGCTCGGGGGGCGGGGCCTCCCGTGGTCCGATCGCTGCCATTGGCTGTTGGGAACCGGGTGCTGAGCCCTCGACCAATGGTGAGGCGGGATCCTCCGCACGCCACGGTCACGTGTGCGgcgcgggggcggggcctgaGGGCGGCCGGCGGCAGCGATGGCGGTGGAGCGCGGACTGGTCATGGCCACCTGCACGGCCCCCGTGAACATCGCCGTCATCAAATACTGTGAGTGCCAGGGCACACGGGCCGGGGCGGGCTTGGCACCTGCGCGGGGGGCACGGATCCCGGGCTGTGCCGTGTCCGGCTGTGCCCTGCCAGGTGACaccgtgccgtgccgtgccagGCCGTGCTGCAGAGTCCCTGCTTGCCGTGCAATTCCTGGCCGTGCCAAGCTGTGCCATGACAAGCCAGGCGCTGTCATGCCGTGCTTTGCTGTGTCCGTCAGTGCCATCAGACTGTTTCATGCCATGCCATTCCAAGCCGTGCCATTCCAAGCTGTGCCATGCCATTTCAAGCCGTTCCATGCCATGCTCTCTTTCAGGGGGCAAGCGTGACACCGACCTCATCCTGCCCATCAACTCCTCCCTGAGCGTGACGCTGCACCAGGACCAGGTGGGTCAGCATCAGGTTTAGGATCAGGATCGGGTTTAGGATCAACTCCCCAGTCATCCAGGGGTACTGAgtccctttccctctctccccacaGCTCAAGACCACCACGACAGCGGCCGCCAGCCGGGATTTCACCGAGGACCGGCTGTGGCTCAACGGGAAGGAGGCGGACGTGGGGCACCCACGGGTCCAGGCCTGTCTGCGCGAGGGTGAGCGTCCCCTTCCCGCgggtgtccccggtgtccccggtgtccccgctgtcccctgaCCCTGCTGTTCCCCCCAGTGCGACGCCTGGCCCGGAAGCGCCGCGGGGGCGGGGAGGACACGGCTGCGCTCAGCCTTTCCTACAAAATCCACATCGCCTCTGAGAACAACTTCCCCACGGCCGCCGGGCTCGCCTCGTCCGCCGCCGGCTATGCCTGCCTGGGTGTGTGCTGTGGGACCGGGCACggggctgggggtgtccccagccctgctctgtcccctccttgGTTGGGAGGGGTGATAGGGATGTGCCCTTGCTGTGACACGTCCTCTGCCTGTGGCAGTATGGCATGGAGGGCGCTGGGAGGGAGCGATGGGGTGGCTGGGTTGTTCCCTCTGTGCACTGACTGGCCCAgctctggtggcactgggaggggTGACAGGGGTGTCCCCTCTGCCTGTCCCCGCAGTGTCGGCGCTGGCCCGGCTGTATgggctggaggaggagctgTCCGAGGTGGCCCGGCGGGGCTCGGGCAGTGCCTGTCGCAGCATGTTCGGGGGCTTCGTGCAGTGGCAGCGTGGGGAGCGCCCCGATGGCACCGATAGTCTGGCCCTCCAGGTGGCCCCCGAGACTCACTGGCCGGAGCTCCGTGTCCTTGTCCTGGTGgtgaggggctggcaggggatTTGAGTGGGATTTGAGACTCGGGGTGCTCAGGAGGAGCTGTGTCCCACTGTCTGTGTCCCCCAGGTGAGTGGGGAGAAGAAGCCGGTGGGCAGCACGGTGGGGATGCAGACCAGTGTGGAGACCAGTCCCCTGCTGAAGGTAGGGGGACAGGGGACTCttcctgcccaggcagggacagggtcCCCTTTCCCTTGGAATGAGGCTGGAGGGTGTGCAGTGTCACCCAAAGGGTCATAGTGCTGAGGGTGTCACCAAATTGGGGGGACAGTGACCTTCCTGCTGTGGGTATCACCAAATTTGGGGTGACCACAAGCCACCTGTTGTAGATGTCACTCAATTGGGGTAGCTGTGACCCTCCTGCCATGGATATCACAAAACTGGGATGGCCACAACCTGTTTGCTGTGGTTGTCACTGATTTTGGGATGACCACGACCCGCCTGCCGTGGGTGTCGCTGGAGAGGACTGATGGTGACCcccctgctgtggcagcaccGGGCAGAGGTGGTGGTCCCCAAGCGCCTGGCCCAGATGATGCAGCACATCCAGGAGCGGGACTTTGAGGGTTTTGGCCAGCTGGCCATGAGGGACAGCAACCAGTTCCACGCCACCTGCCTCGACACCTTCCCGCCCATCTTCTACCTCACGGACCTGTCACGCCAAATCATCGCGCTGGCACATCGCTACAACGCCCACCACGGCCACACCAAGGTACCAGCAGGGCCCCGGGGGTGTCACAGCACCGTGGGGACCCTTCCCCAGGTCCCCACATCCCCACAATGCCACCACAGGTCGCCTACACCTTCGACGCCGGCCCCAACGCCGTCATCTTCGCGCTGGCCGACACCGTGGCTGAGTTTGTGGAGGTGGTGAGGCGCAGCTTCCCCCCTGCCACCAATGGGGACCAGTAAGGGAACCTCACTTCTTACTGGTGGGGCATGGGGAGGTGGTGTTGACGCAGGCAGTGACACACTTGCCGTGCCACAGGTTTGTCCGGGGGCTGCCCGTGGGCTCGGCCACGCTGTCACAGGAGCTGGTGGCTGCCGTGGTCACTgagcctgtgccaggggctgtccAGTACATCCTGCACACCAAGGTGAGGGGATGGGGGGTTGGGGGAATGTGTCTTGGGGGACATGGCCTGTGTGGTGGGGTCTGACCCCATCTCTGGCCCCAACGGGGTGGTGGGAccccactgctgtccccaggggtgtccaggaccctgtccctgttccaATTCCTAAGGGAGTGTGTAGCACCCTATCCACATCCGCAAGGGTGTCTGTGGgaccccatccctgtccccatccccaggggCTGTAGggccctgtccccatccccagggctgtgtgtgggaccccatccctgtccccatccccaggtgGGTGTGCAAGACCCGATTTCTGGACATATTCCCACTGGCACCACCCATGGGGTGACCTTTTGGGGTCCGAGGGGCCCAGAGCATGGGCGGCCCTACATGACCCTGACCCGTGTCCTGtcccacagcctggccctggtCCCCAGCTCGTGGATGACCCCAGCCAGCACCTCCTGGGAGCGGATGGGCTGCCCCGGAGCCGTGCCTGACCCCGGTGACATTCTGGAACAGCCAGGACACACCGGGGGAACTCTGCTGGTGCCACCAGCAGGCCTCAGGACCCTGAGCCACGCCTGCTGCaaagctgtccccagccctggggcagcaTGTGACCCCGGGGCTGGCTTTTTAATCTTTTGTAAGGGAATAGAGGGTTCCTGGTTCCAGTGCTGTTTTGGGGTGTCgggttctgtgtgtgctgctggggGGGAACAGGAGATGGGGACAGTCCCTGGGACTGATCCTGTTCCTCTGCACGGCCCTGTCACCCCGCATGACCCCTGTGTCCCTTGTGGGGTATCTCCTGTCCCATATGCCCCCAAGGCATATGTGTCCTTGTGTCCTTCCACATGGCCCCGTCCCTTGCACATCCCACAtcccgtgtcccctccctgttCCTTGCAGGACTGATCCCGTCCCCATCCTTCAAATGTTCCAGCTGCTGGGACCGATCCTGTTCCCCGGCATGGCCCCcgatgtccccgtgtccctggggCTGATCCCGTGTCCCCGGATCGTGCTGACCCTGTCCCTCCGCGCCAGCCCTGTCACCCCAGTGTCCCGTGTCCCCGGCTCGGTGCCCTGTCCCCTCGGGGGCGTGGCCTGTGCGAAAGAGGGCGTGGTTACCACGAAAGGGGCGTGGCCCGAGTGGTAACGCCTCACCCGCCTTCCGGGTCGGGACCGTCCGGGCGGAGCCGAACCGGGACGGGCCGGGCTCCAGCGGGCAGAGCGGAGCGAGCCCCATCGGGCCGAACCGAACCCCATCGGGCCGAACGGGAGGAGCAGGATCCCATCGGGCTGAGCCGAGCACAGCCGAACCGGACCGGACCGGGCCGGGAGCGGCCGAACCCGCTCGAGCGGAGCCGGGAGTAGCCGAAGGCGCTCGGGCCGGCCGGTTCCGCTGCGGGCCATGGGGCAGATCGAGTGGGCCATGTGGGCGAACGAGCAGGCGCTCGCCGCCGGGCTCAGTGAGTTCGGGGGGCTCGGAGAGCCGGGGCTGGGCGAGTGGAGGAGACTCGGGCACTTCAGAAAATCCCCGGGGGCTGCAGGGAGttagggggatttgggggagtgCTCCCGGTCTCACCGGGCTGGGGCATGCGGGCGGGAGGCACCGGGGACGGCCGGGAAGTCCCGGAAGCCTCcgcttcctccttttctcttcctcctctgccctCTCTTCCTCGGTTCCGtcctctcctcctccacttTTCCTCTGGCCACGAGACCAAAACCTCCCCCAAGGCGCTGGAGTTCCCTGAATCCAGGGGGTCCCGCACATTGGAATCCTTGGGGCCGTGGAACCCGCAGTTCCCTTCCCTGTATCCAGGGGGTCTCGTGTGTCAGAGTCCCCAGGGCCGTAATTCCcggttgggggtttttgggggggggggggggtgggcaTATCCTGAATTCGGGGTTGTATCCGAGGTTTTGGGAGCTGTATCCCGGGCTGGGGGTTTGTATCGTGGTTTGAGGGTTTGTGTCCTGGTTTTGGGGGTTGTACCCCGGGTTGGGGTCTCTCTCCTGGCCTGGGGGCCGTGTCCCGGTCTGACCCCTCCATCCCGGCTGTTCCCGCAGTTCTGCTGACGGGCGGGATCGTGGCCGTGGCGGGGCAGTTCAAGGGCTGGTACTTCGCAGCGTATTCCATGTATCCTTCCCGACAGCATTCCCAGGATGCGGGAAAGCCCTGGATGGCGTGTACGGGGTGGGGTCACATCCTTATCTCCCCACCCTGGTCCCAGCTGTGCGTTccctgccccacacagccccttTTTGGGATGTGGGTTGTTCCTTGGGGCTATTCCCGGTCCGATCCTTTCCTTGACTCCCCGGCAGCGCTGCAGGTGTCCTGGTCTGCCTGCTCGAGTATCCCAGGAGCAAGCGGAAAAAGGGCTCCACCATGGAGAGGTGGtgagtgctgtgtcccctgGAATCCTTGGAATTGGGGGTCCTGATACCTCCCCCAAACACAGGGatgtgggagcagagctggatccCACGGGTGGGTTGATCCTTGTGGAGATGGGGGTCCATGGAGGTTGGATGTCCCCCCAGGGTGGGGACACCCCCTGTGACCCCCTGCTGTCACCCTGCAGTGGCCAGAAGTACCTGACAGCCGTGGTGAAGCTGTTTGGGCCCCTCACCAGGAATTACTACATCCGAGCCATCCTTCACGCCGCGTGAGTGGGGTGCAGGCTGGGGACTGGGGACTGGGCTCCCCCAACTCCCTCTGAACACCAAATCTCTGTCAcagcctggctgtccctgctggtTTCCTCCTCTCCACCATCCTGGGCACCGTCTGCCTGGGCATTGCCAGTGGCATCTACCTGCTGGTGAGTGCAGaagggttttggggattttgggtggctgggaggaggagagcacCCCTAAACCCATGGACCATGTGAATTCCAAGGAGCATTCCCAGATTGGGCTGTAGGAAAACCAATTGGGGTGGATGGCAGGGTGTCACATCCTCCTCCCCCCACTCTGGTCCCAGCTGTGCTTTCCCTGCCCTAGATGACCTCTTTTTGGGGTGGGGCTTGTTCCTTGGTAATATtcctgaccccacaggctgcagttcgAGGTGAGGAGTGGAGACCCATTGAGCAGAAGCCCCAGGAGCGGCCACAAGTGGGGGGCACCATCAAGCAGCCCCCCAGCAACCCCCCACCCCGGCCTCCCCCCGACGCCCGCAAGAAGCAGCCAGAGGTGGGGGGGCAGGTGAACCCCATCCCTGTGGAAGTGGAATAATGGGGgatcctcctgccctgctgccctgctgctgcttcccagctgtTCCTGGATCCACTGCAGGGATCCCCTAAACCCTGAGGGTGCTGAGCTCCTTGGTGTGGGTCCCTAGCTCCTGGTGATGCTCAGATCCCTGGGATCATCAGTTCCCCCTGGGCTCCCCAGTTTCCCAAgggattcccaaatccccagtGATGCTGTGGGCATCTCCAAATCCCCAGCAATGCTCAGCTCCCTTGTAGGATCTCCATCTCCTAGGGATCCCCCAGTCCCCTAAGATGCTCatctcccaaattcccagtgaTGTGATGTTCCCTGTGGGGTTTCCAGTCCCCAGGGGCTTCCCAGCTTTTGGAGATTCCCAAATCGCTGGGGCTGCTCAACTCGCTGTGGGGTCTCCAGCTCCCAGGaacttcccagctcctggaccTCACCAAATCCCCATGGATGTTCAGCTTCCTGTGGGGGCTGCAGCCTCCGAGGGCTTCCCAACTCCTAAGGATCCTTCAAATCCTTAGGAATTCTTAGCTCCCTGAGTCTCCTGTTTCCAGGGGCTCCTCAGCTCCTGGGAAGCCCCAAATCCCTGGGCATGCTCAGCTCCCTGAGGGTCCCAACTCTCCAAGCAACCCCCAGGTCCCTGggggatccccaaatccctatGGAACTCCAGCTCTCAGAGAATCCCCAGTACCTGGGGGGGATCAggaagctctgctccagctctccctgttttttttttgtcatttctgcaGTTGCTGTTGCAATAAAAAAGTGGGAAAGGCACCGGCTCCccctgcctcctgctccaggggGAATCCTCCCATTCCCgccctgctctggggcagctgggacaggactGGGGAGGTGTTTTGAGGACAAACACTGCAATAATGGGCAAATCGAGGATGTGGATGTGCTGAGTATGGCCACAGCAGGgtcccttcccaaaatccctaTGGGGCCAACAGTGGGGTGGAACTGGGTGGAACTCCCTGCACTGGAGCTGCACAGCGAGTCCCAAAGGAGCCCCCAAAACCTGGGATAACCCCCAGCAGGGAATGGGGGGA of the Cinclus cinclus chromosome 11, bCinCin1.1, whole genome shotgun sequence genome contains:
- the MVD gene encoding diphosphomevalonate decarboxylase gives rise to the protein MAVERGLVMATCTAPVNIAVIKYWGKRDTDLILPINSSLSVTLHQDQLKTTTTAAASRDFTEDRLWLNGKEADVGHPRVQACLREVRRLARKRRGGGEDTAALSLSYKIHIASENNFPTAAGLASSAAGYACLVSALARLYGLEEELSEVARRGSGSACRSMFGGFVQWQRGERPDGTDSLALQVAPETHWPELRVLVLVVSGEKKPVGSTVGMQTSVETSPLLKHRAEVVVPKRLAQMMQHIQERDFEGFGQLAMRDSNQFHATCLDTFPPIFYLTDLSRQIIALAHRYNAHHGHTKVAYTFDAGPNAVIFALADTVAEFVEVVRRSFPPATNGDQFVRGLPVGSATLSQELVAAVVTEPVPGAVQYILHTKPGPGPQLVDDPSQHLLGADGLPRSRA
- the LOC134048256 gene encoding cytochrome b-245 light chain isoform X2 codes for the protein MGQIEWAMWANEQALAAGLILLTGGIVAVAGQFKGWYFAAYSIAAGVLVCLLEYPRSKRKKGSTMERCGQKYLTAVVKLFGPLTRNYYIRAILHAALAVPAGFLLSTILGTVCLGIASGIYLLFEVRSGDPLSRSPRSGHKWGAPSSSPPATPHPGLPPTPARSSQRWGGR
- the LOC134048256 gene encoding cytochrome b-245 light chain isoform X1 is translated as MGQIEWAMWANEQALAAGLILLTGGIVAVAGQFKGWYFAAYSIAAGVLVCLLEYPRSKRKKGSTMERCGQKYLTAVVKLFGPLTRNYYIRAILHAALAVPAGFLLSTILGTVCLGIASGIYLLAAVRGEEWRPIEQKPQERPQVGGTIKQPPSNPPPRPPPDARKKQPEVGGQVNPIPVEVE